Within the Corynebacterium afermentans subsp. lipophilum genome, the region AGACCGCGAACCGCCGCTGGGGCTCGATTTGCCAGATCGGCCTGGTGAAGATCGTTGACGGCGAAGAGGTGGACCGCGCCTCGTGGCTGTGCAAGCCGCCGGCGTCTCTCGCACAGTTCGAGGAGGGCAACGTGGCCATCCACGGCATCACCGAGCAGGATGTCGCCGACGCGCCGGACGTGTGCGACTGCATTCCGAAGATGGCCGAGTTCGTCGGCGATCTGCCTCTGGTGGCGCACAACGCCCAGTTCGACGCCTCCGCGCTGCGCGACGCCTGCCAGGCCTCCGACGTCGAGGTGCCGCAGATGCTGTTCGCCTGCACGCTCGCCCAGGCGCGCTCCACCAAGCTGGACGTGGCCAACCACCGCCTGCCTACCCTGGCGGAGCACTTCGGCATCACGCTGGACAACCACCACGACGCCTGCGAGGACGCCGCGGCCTGCGCCGGCGTAATGGTGGGCCTGGCGCGCCAGGCCGGCCATACCGGCAGCCTGATGACCTTCGTGCACGACTCCGGCTTCACGCTCGGCTCCATCGACGCCGCCCGCGTGACCCCGGTGTTGCGCGACCGCTCCGGCGCGGGCCGCACCATGCAGGCGGAAAAGGCGGCCCAGGGCGGGGTCGCCGCCGCGGTTGCAGCATCCGCGGCGCCGCAGGGCTCGAATCAAGCGGGCCCGGCGAAGCGGGCGCAGCAGAACAAAGGGCCCCAGCGCCCCTGGCAGTCCGTGGCCACCCCAGACACCGTGCCGGAGCCGAACACGGACGCAGATCCGAACGCGCCGCTGTACGGCGAAAATGTCACGCTGACCGGCGAGTTTGAGCCGCACGACAAGGGTGAGCTGTGGCAAAAGATCGCCGCACAGGGCGCGCAGGTGGGCAAGAACGTGACGAAGAAGACCACCGTGCTGGTGGTGGGCGAATGGGCCACGGTGACCTCGAAGGAAAAGCGCGCCCGCGAGCTGAAGGACAAAGGCCAGGACATCCAGATCTGGCAGGCCGACCAGCTGCTTGAGGCGCTGGGGTTAAACGAGCAGCCGCCGTTTTAGAAAAACTTTCGGCCTTTCGGGAACCGGGGCGGGTGCGGTTGCGTCTAAGTAGCCATGCAGCTTCTCCAACACGCACCCGTTCCCACCACGGCGATCACGTTGCGTCTTGCGCACGTGGACGGCGCGGCAACTCGCGCGCGCATCGCCGCCGGCT harbors:
- a CDS encoding exonuclease domain-containing protein; amino-acid sequence: MITAHGATLTVTNEALTLTPTALAASLRGGNNSREVTITDIAGTTSVAGDAWTRPRVDIDTAGGTVAVWFAPGDEEGPAELCKLLDDAKHGHAPATGTVAGGAGIPGFSFVGFDVETANRRWGSICQIGLVKIVDGEEVDRASWLCKPPASLAQFEEGNVAIHGITEQDVADAPDVCDCIPKMAEFVGDLPLVAHNAQFDASALRDACQASDVEVPQMLFACTLAQARSTKLDVANHRLPTLAEHFGITLDNHHDACEDAAACAGVMVGLARQAGHTGSLMTFVHDSGFTLGSIDAARVTPVLRDRSGAGRTMQAEKAAQGGVAAAVAASAAPQGSNQAGPAKRAQQNKGPQRPWQSVATPDTVPEPNTDADPNAPLYGENVTLTGEFEPHDKGELWQKIAAQGAQVGKNVTKKTTVLVVGEWATVTSKEKRARELKDKGQDIQIWQADQLLEALGLNEQPPF